The Opitutus sp. ER46 genome segment GACACCGCGCTCGCCGGCCTCGTCCTCGCGCTCGCCGCCGGTGCGAAGCTCGAGACCGCCGCTCATTTTGCCAACGCCGCCGCCGGCGTCGTGGTCGGAAAGCTCGGCACGGCCACCGTCACGCCCGCGGAGCTGATCGCATACGTCAACCGGCGCTGACCCGCGCTGCCTTTCCTCCGCTTGCACCCGTCCTCCGCCTCACCCGGCCGCGCCGCGCTGTTCCTCGATCGCGACGGCACGCTGATCCTCGACAAGCACTACCTGGCCGACCCGGCCGGGGTGGAATTGATTCCCGGTGTGCCCGCCGCGCTGCAATGCGCCAAGGCGCAGGGCTACGATCTTTTCCTCTTCACGAACCAGTCCGGCATCGGCCGCGGCATGTACACGCTCGACGACACCCTGCGCTGCAACGCGCGCATGGAGGAGCTGATTGGCCTGCCCGCCCCGTTGTTCACCGACGTCTGCATCGCTCCGGAGGCGCCCGACCAGCCGCAGCAGTACCGCAAGCCGTCGCCGCGGTTCATCCTCGAGAGCATCGCGCGGCACGGACTCGATCCCGACCGCTGCTGGATGGTCGGCGACAATCTCGCCGACGTGCAGGCAGGCCAGAATGCCGGGATCAACCTCGCGGTCGTCTGCACCGGCAAGCTCACCGCCGACCAGTGGGCCGCGCGGGGCATTCCGAACCTGCACGTCTTCCCGACGCTCGTAGAGTTTGCCCGATCGCTCGCGGCCTCCTAGCCCGCGGCCACCGAGATGCCCGAACTCGCCGAGGTTGAATTCTATCGCAAGCGCTGGGATCTCGCCGCGCGCGGCGACCACGTGGTCAAGATTCGCCTGCACGAGGGCAAGAAGCTCCTGCGCGGTGTCGACGTGCCGGCGCTCCAGCGCGCCCTCAGCGGCGCGACCTTCGTGGGGTCCGAAGCCCGCGCCAAACAGATGCTCTTTCGCTTCCGACGCGCCTCGGGGCAGGCGGACGTCTGGCTCGGCATTCACCTCGGGATGACCGGTGAGCTCAGCGTGCAGCCTGCGGACTACCAACCTGGGCAACACGATCATCTGGTATTGATCACCGCCCGCCCGCCCCACTCCGCCCGAAAATCGGCATCCGGCCATCACGCCCTGGTATTGAACGATCCGCGCATGTTTGGCCGGGTGCAGTTTCACCTCGGCCGCGAGGCCCCGGCGTGGTGGACGCGCATCGCGCCCGCACTGCTCTCGAACGCGTTCACCGTCGAGGCCGTCAGCACATTCCTGCAACGCCGCCGCCGCGCCCCGATCAAGGCGGTCCTGCTGATGCAGGAGCGTTTCCCAGGTATCGGGAACTGGATGGCCGACGAGATTCTCTGGCGCGCCGGCATCCACCCCCGCCGTGCCGCCGGCACGCTCACTCCGGCCGAAGTCCGAGCGCTGTGGCGCGAATGCCGCCACGTCTGCCGGTTGGCGCTTGCGGCCATCGCCGGCCGTGGCGACACGCTGCCGCCGGATCTCAACGTGAACATCCCGCGCACGTGGCTGTTCCTTCATCGCTGGCGCCCCGGCGGTCTCGACCCCCGCTCCGGCACGCCCCTCGCGCACGCCACCATCGGCGGGCGCACCACCTGCTGGTCTCCCGCCCGACAGATTCTGCCCGCGCTTCGCCGCCGTCGCACCCGCTGAGCTCAGGGCGACCCGCACCGGCCGTTCTGCCCACTTGCCCCGCCCCGGGTCGGCGCGATACTGCCCACGATGGCCGCGCCGAAGAAACAACGTCTGGATGAACTGCTGGTCGCCCGCGGGCTCGCCGAGTCGCGCGCCCAGGCGAAGGCGCTCATCATGAGCGGCCGCGTGCGCCATGGCACCGAACGACTCGACAAGCCCGGCAAGGATTTCCCGGTCGAGACCGAGATTACCGTCGACCAGCCGCCGCGCTTCGTCAGCCGCGGCGGCGAAAAGCTCCAGGGCGCGATCGATCAGTTCCATCTCGATTTTCGCGGCGCCCATGTCCTGGACGTGGGCGCGTCCACCGGCGGGTTCACCGACTGTGCCCTGCAGGCTGGCGCCGCGGACGTGGTCTGCGTCGATGTGGGCCGCGCCCAGCTCCACGCCAAGCTGCGCGGCGATCCCCGCGTCACCAACATCGAGAAGCTCAACGCGCGCTTCATCTCGCCCGCCGACCTGCCGCGCCCCGCCTACGATGCGATCGTGATGGATCTCTCCTTCATCTCGCTCACGACCGTCTGGCCGGCGGTCTGGCCGCTCCTCCGCCCCGGCGGCACGCTCGTCGCCCTCGTGAAGCCGCAGTTCGAAGCCGGCAAGGAGGAGGTCGACAAGGGCCGCGGCGTCATCCGGGACCCGGCGGTACAGGAAGGCGTCCTGACTCGCGTCCGCGAATTCGCGCTGGCCGAACTGCCGGGCGCCGAACTCGTCGGCACGATGGACTCGCCCATCACCGGCGCCGACGGCAACCGTGAGTTTCTGCTCGGGCTGCGCAAAGCGATCTGAGTGGCGCCGCGCGGCCTGCCGCGCAACAAGTCCCTAGACTTCCCCGGCACCCTGCGTAGTGTCCACGCCTCGAATGAAACCGTTGCGCAAGCTCGCGTTCGTGGTGAACGAGGACAAGGCCGGCGCCCCCGCGCTCGGCCGCGAGCTCGCGGCGATCGCCCGCCAGATGGGCGTGCAGTTCAAGTCCACCACCCGCTTCCCCCTGCCGCGCGGGTATCTGAAAGGTTGGGACGCCTGCTGCGTGATCGGCGGCGACGGCACCCTGCTCGGCGTCGCGCGCGAATCGGCCCAATGCCGGGTTCCGATCATCGGGGTCAACCGCGGCAGCCTCGGCTTCCTCACCACGTTTTCCTCCGACGAGGCCCGCGCGCACTTTTCCGACCTGCTCAAGGGCAAGTTCCGGGTCGAGAACCGCACCATGCTCGATTGCTCCACCGGCACCGGGTCGCACGACCTCGCGCTGAACGACGTGGTGATCAAGGACGAGGTAAACTCGCGCCTGGTACGGCTTGAGGTGTTTGCCGACGGCGAACTCGTGACGGACTACACCTGCGACGGCCTGATCTTCTCCACGGCCACGGGCTCAACCGCCTATAATCTTTCGGCCGGAGGGCCGATCCTGCACCCCGCCGCCAGCGTCATCGCGATGACGCCCATCTGCCCACATACGCTTAGCAACCGGTCGATCATCTTTCGCGACACCGTCCGCATCCGCGTCTTCAACCGCTCCGACAGCTCCCGGCTGCTCGTGGCGATGGACGGCCAGCGCAACCTGAAGGTCAGCGCCAACGCGGTGGAGATCTCGATGGCCAAACAGCGGCTGCCGCTCGTGCAGCGGCCTGACTACTCCCACTTCACGGTGGTGCGGACGAAGCTGAACTGGAGCGGAGCCTTCGCCGAGAAGATCTGATCTGCACCGCCCGGCCGGGCGTTGCTCCCTGCGGGCCCGGGGAAAACAAAAACCCCGGCCGGAGTTCGGCCGGGGTCGGATGCCGCCGCTCGCGCCTACGATGTCGCCGGGGCCTTCTCGGCCGCCTTCGCCTTGGCGCGCTCCTCCGCCTTGCGCTTCTTGGCCTCACGGAGGGCCTTCATCTTCTCAACGTTGGCCTGCCGCTTGGCCAACTCGTCGGGGTCGAGCACCCCGTTGGCGTTCTTGTCGTACTTTTTGAGGATCTCCGCGTCCTTCTTCGCCTGGGCGGCGGCCTGTTTGGCGGACGGAGTGTCGGGGGTATCAGTACCGGCGGCGCGAACCGCGGGAGTTGCGAGCAGGCAGGAGACTGCGAGCGCGCAGACGAACATCACAGTTTTTGAGGCAGCAGTTTGCATAGCGCCGGCACCCTGGGTCGCCGCGCCCGGGATGTCGAGCCATTTGTGTAAACTTTATTTGTCTCCGTATCCTTATTTTTACTTCGAGCTCGGCGTGACACTAAGCTGCACGCGCTGGGCCCGCTGGAAGTAGCGCCGGGCAAACGTCGCCAGATCGGCAATCGTCACCGCCTCGACGCGGCCATCGTAGTTCTTCCAGTCATTGATCGGTTGGCCCTGCAGCGCGTTGATGCCCACGTGCATGGCGCGCGCGGAGTTGGTCTGCAGCGCCTGCCGCCGCCCCGCCTTCAGCCGCGCCTGGCAGCGCGTCAGCTCGACCGTCGTGACCTCGCCGGCCTGCACGCGCGCGATCTCGGCATCGATTTCCGCCAGGACCTCCGCTTCGCGGCCAGGCTGGGTGCCCGCAAAGAAGTAGAACATCGCCGCTTCGAGCCCGATCACCCGGCCGGACCGCACGAAGTACGCGAGGCCCTTTTCCTCCCGCACGCGCTCGAACAGCCGCGCGGCCATGCCGCTGAAGAGCTCATCCGCAACCTCGGCAACATAGAAGTCGGGCGCGTTCACCCGCGGTCCGGGGAAGCCCTGCAATACGACCGCTTGCTCGCGCGCTGCATGCTCGGCGAAATCGCCGGCCTTCGCCGGCAGCGCCAGCTCCGGCGCCGGCACCGCGACCGTACCCTTCGGGATCCGGCCCAGAAACGCCTTCAATCGCGGGACGAGCACCTTCGCCTCGAAATCACCCGCGACCGCCAACACCACGTTGCCCCCGACGCACAGGCGCCGGTACAGCGCCGTCAAGTCCGCCGGGGTCAGCGCCTTCACCCCGGCCTGGTTACCCTGCGGGTCGTAAGCCAGGGGGTGGGATCCGAAAAACTGCTCGCGCAGCCGCTTCCGGGCATGTGTCACCACGTCGTCGTCGTCCTGTTGCAGCGCCGCGATCAGCGCCTCCCGCTCCGTGGCGAAGGTGGCGGGCTTGAAGGCGGGGGCGAGCACCGCATCAGTCAGGACCTCCAGCGCCCGGTCGACGTCCGTCGGCAGCACTTCCACGCCGAGGCCCAGGCTGTTGTTGCCGGAAAACGGGAAAAACGCGCCGCCCACCTCCTCGATGTACTGCGCCACCTCGGCCGCGCTGCGGCGCCGGGTATCCTTCGCCAGCATCGTCGCCAACAGCGAGGTCGCCCCGCGTTTGCCGGCCGACTCGAAAAGCGGCCCGCCCTGCAGGAGAAAACGGAAATGCAGGTTGGGCAGCCGCTGGTCGGGTTGCAGAAGCAACCTGACCCCATTGGGCAGGCGCACCTCCGTGAAGTCCGTCGTGGCCGCCCGGCCCTCGACGGACGTTCCGACCTTCGGGGCCGCCGCGGTCGGATTCAGCGAGATCGCCGTCCGCCGCTCCGGCACGAGATAACGGGCGGCCACAGCCCGCACCGCCGCCGGTGTCACCGCCCGCAGTTGCGTGAAATAGGCCCGGCTGTAGTCGAGGTCGCCGATCACCACTTCCGCCGCGCCCAACTGTCCCGCCTGGCCGCTCATGGTCTTTCGGGTATTGATCTCGCCCACCACCAGTTGTCGCAGCGCCTTCTTCAACTGCGCGGCCGTGCACCCGCGGACCGCAATGCGCGCCAGCAGGCGCTCCACCGCCACGGTGGCCCGCGCCCGCTTTTCGGCCGCGCAGGTGAACGAGACGCAGAACAGGCCGTTCGTGCCCGGATTCCAACTGGAGGCATCGATGCTGTGCACAAGTTTCGCCCGCTCACGCACCTCCTGCCAAAGGACGGAGCTGTCGCCCTGCCCCAGAACCGTGGCGAGCAGGTCGAGCACGGGCGCATCTTCATGCGCCAGTCCGGGAATCGGCCACGCCAGAACCGCCCGCGTCACCTCCACGTCCTCAAATCGGTGCTCGGCACGCGGGCCGAGCTGCCGCGGTTCCTCCGGCACCAGCACCGACGCCAGCGCCGTGCGCGTCGCAGCGCCGAAGTGCTCCTGCACCTGACGCAGCACGTCCGCCGGCTCCACGTCGCCCACCACCACCACCACGAGATTGTTCGGCACGTACCGCTCCCGGTAGTACGCGACCAACTGGTCACGGGTGATGCCGGCGAACACGTCCCGGTGGCCGATCACCGGATGGCGATACGGGTGTTCACGGAACGCCGTCGCAAACATCGCCTCCCACAGCCGGTCGTCCGGATCATCCTTGGTCATCGCGATCTCCCGCAGGATGACGTCCTTCTCCTTGGCCACCTCGTCGGCCGGCAAGGTCGAGTGCAGGACCGCATCCGCCAGGATGTCGATCGCCACACCGGTATGTTCGCTCGGAAGATCGATGTAGTACACGGTCCGGTCGAACGTCGTGTACGCATTGATATAGCCGCCATGCGCCTGGACTGTCGCGCTGATCTCGCGTCCGGCCCGACGTTCGGTGCCCTTGAAAAGCATGTGCTCCAGGTAATGCGAGAGCCCCGCCCCGAGATGCATACCTTCGTGGATGCTCCCGGTCTTCACCCAGACCTGAACCGAGGCCAGCGCAGCCGAGGTGTCCCGCTTGACCAGCAACGTCACGCCATTGGGCAGAACGGTCCGGGCAACCGGCTCAGCCCAAAATCGCTCCAACATCCCGATGTCACGCCCCGCAGAGGTCTTGGTTGCCATATCCCCGCAATCTAGCCCCGCGGCCCCCCCTTGGGTCGACCGAAAACACAGGCGGCCGACAAGGGGTCCTGCCGCCCTCCTTCCCCGGGGATATCCGGCGCTCGTCCCCGTTCCTGCGCACGGCGATCAGGCCGCTCCGAAGGCCTCCGCAGAGGTGGTCCCCCGAGAACGCGGCCGGACCGGCTGGAACGGCTTTACGAAGGCGTCATCAAAATCAAAGACATCCGCGAAATCCTCCCGGCGGTCATTCTCAGTTTTCGAGAACACATTATACTCGATCAAATTGAATACTATATCGCCTATATCACGGCAGTTCTGAATACCCCAAGTATTCAACACCGTCTTCGCCAGCGGACCAAACTGCTCGAGCGCATAGGCACGCAGCCCATCCAGCAATTCGGGGCCACTCACGTGTCGCGAACGCTCTGCCCG includes the following:
- a CDS encoding HAD-IIIA family hydrolase, translating into MHPSSASPGRAALFLDRDGTLILDKHYLADPAGVELIPGVPAALQCAKAQGYDLFLFTNQSGIGRGMYTLDDTLRCNARMEELIGLPAPLFTDVCIAPEAPDQPQQYRKPSPRFILESIARHGLDPDRCWMVGDNLADVQAGQNAGINLAVVCTGKLTADQWAARGIPNLHVFPTLVEFARSLAAS
- a CDS encoding DNA-formamidopyrimidine glycosylase family protein, producing MPELAEVEFYRKRWDLAARGDHVVKIRLHEGKKLLRGVDVPALQRALSGATFVGSEARAKQMLFRFRRASGQADVWLGIHLGMTGELSVQPADYQPGQHDHLVLITARPPHSARKSASGHHALVLNDPRMFGRVQFHLGREAPAWWTRIAPALLSNAFTVEAVSTFLQRRRRAPIKAVLLMQERFPGIGNWMADEILWRAGIHPRRAAGTLTPAEVRALWRECRHVCRLALAAIAGRGDTLPPDLNVNIPRTWLFLHRWRPGGLDPRSGTPLAHATIGGRTTCWSPARQILPALRRRRTR
- a CDS encoding TlyA family RNA methyltransferase, with protein sequence MAAPKKQRLDELLVARGLAESRAQAKALIMSGRVRHGTERLDKPGKDFPVETEITVDQPPRFVSRGGEKLQGAIDQFHLDFRGAHVLDVGASTGGFTDCALQAGAADVVCVDVGRAQLHAKLRGDPRVTNIEKLNARFISPADLPRPAYDAIVMDLSFISLTTVWPAVWPLLRPGGTLVALVKPQFEAGKEEVDKGRGVIRDPAVQEGVLTRVREFALAELPGAELVGTMDSPITGADGNREFLLGLRKAI
- a CDS encoding NAD(+)/NADH kinase; amino-acid sequence: MKPLRKLAFVVNEDKAGAPALGRELAAIARQMGVQFKSTTRFPLPRGYLKGWDACCVIGGDGTLLGVARESAQCRVPIIGVNRGSLGFLTTFSSDEARAHFSDLLKGKFRVENRTMLDCSTGTGSHDLALNDVVIKDEVNSRLVRLEVFADGELVTDYTCDGLIFSTATGSTAYNLSAGGPILHPAASVIAMTPICPHTLSNRSIIFRDTVRIRVFNRSDSSRLLVAMDGQRNLKVSANAVEISMAKQRLPLVQRPDYSHFTVVRTKLNWSGAFAEKI
- a CDS encoding pitrilysin family protein, with the protein product MTLLVKRDTSAALASVQVWVKTGSIHEGMHLGAGLSHYLEHMLFKGTERRAGREISATVQAHGGYINAYTTFDRTVYYIDLPSEHTGVAIDILADAVLHSTLPADEVAKEKDVILREIAMTKDDPDDRLWEAMFATAFREHPYRHPVIGHRDVFAGITRDQLVAYYRERYVPNNLVVVVVGDVEPADVLRQVQEHFGAATRTALASVLVPEEPRQLGPRAEHRFEDVEVTRAVLAWPIPGLAHEDAPVLDLLATVLGQGDSSVLWQEVRERAKLVHSIDASSWNPGTNGLFCVSFTCAAEKRARATVAVERLLARIAVRGCTAAQLKKALRQLVVGEINTRKTMSGQAGQLGAAEVVIGDLDYSRAYFTQLRAVTPAAVRAVAARYLVPERRTAISLNPTAAAPKVGTSVEGRAATTDFTEVRLPNGVRLLLQPDQRLPNLHFRFLLQGGPLFESAGKRGATSLLATMLAKDTRRRSAAEVAQYIEEVGGAFFPFSGNNSLGLGVEVLPTDVDRALEVLTDAVLAPAFKPATFATEREALIAALQQDDDDVVTHARKRLREQFFGSHPLAYDPQGNQAGVKALTPADLTALYRRLCVGGNVVLAVAGDFEAKVLVPRLKAFLGRIPKGTVAVPAPELALPAKAGDFAEHAAREQAVVLQGFPGPRVNAPDFYVAEVADELFSGMAARLFERVREEKGLAYFVRSGRVIGLEAAMFYFFAGTQPGREAEVLAEIDAEIARVQAGEVTTVELTRCQARLKAGRRQALQTNSARAMHVGINALQGQPINDWKNYDGRVEAVTIADLATFARRYFQRAQRVQLSVTPSSK
- a CDS encoding Minf_1886 family protein codes for the protein MQNPDFSEIVAQICKEDSRYDRKAYDFVRLGLEHTVKELRKRDAVRAERSRHVSGPELLDGLRAYALEQFGPLAKTVLNTWGIQNCRDIGDIVFNLIEYNVFSKTENDRREDFADVFDFDDAFVKPFQPVRPRSRGTTSAEAFGAA